GTCTTCCCGCCTCGGTCAAAATGCGTCTCGGTTGGGATAAAGACCGCCTGGAGGAACTCGTAGAAAGGCTCCTTCACACCGGAATTTCGGCCCTGGTGCTCCATGCGCGCTTGGCGGTGGAGGGCTTCTCCGGCCAGGCCCGCTGGCCTCGCCTCCGGGACCTGGTACAACTGGCGGCCCCGGAGGGCCTTTTTGTGATCGGAAACGGCGACATAAAGGCCCCGGAGGACATTAAGCGTATGTTCAAGGAAACCGGCTGTCAGGCGGTGATGGTGGGGCGCGCCGCCCTACGCAATCCCTGGATCTTCAAAGAATATAAGGAAAACCGCCTTCTGGAAAAACCGCCCTCCCTCCGGGCCCGCTTGGCCCTGGAACTTCTGGAAGAAATGTTCCAGGTCTTTCGCCCGGAGACGGCCTGCAAGAAGATCAAAGGCCTCCTGGCGCAGCTTTTCAAAGGCCTTCCGGGGAAAAAGGCCCTCCTCGCCCCCTTGCTCACCGCCGAAAATTGCTCTAGCCTTATAAAAGGTCTTCAAAATATCGCTGGAGGGCAATGATGAAGGCTATTCGGGCCCAAAGGATCCTGATGGGAGTAATTCTTCTGGTGGGAATTTTCTTGCTCTACAAGGGAAAACCCTGCGCCAAATATATCTTCTGGTTCGTGGCCCTGATGAGCATTCTTTCCGGAATCGTAAACTTCTGCCCCTCGGAATGGTTCTTCCGCAAGATCTTCCGCGAAGGATAAGCTTAAAGACTAAAGCTTTTTGATCTCTAGAAACCCAACACAGCTATACTCAAAAACATTATACAATAAAGCTTCTTATTTAACATTCTATTTCATTGCTCTATTTTCATTTCAAATTTTGCCGCTACTCTTTTCTAATTTAAAAAGAAAAATTCAAAAAGATTCCATAGCTTTCTGTTTTTCCTTCTACTAAATTTATTTTAAAAGAAATTCTAAAATTTTTAGACAAAAAAATGCTTTGAGAAAAACTTATTAAAGAATAATTTAACGGCCTTCCCCAATAAGAATAATTTATCCACGTTTTCATATGAAAAACTTCATAAATAATTAACCCAATTTGGGGATTGTAAGTCAAATATATTTTATTTCCATATCCATTTTCTAGGTTTCCTAAAATGTATACGAATATATCTGAAAAAAACCTAAAAGTTAGACCGATACCCCCACTAATATTAAACGAATAAAAATATTTTGAATTATCTAAGTATCTAGGCGACATCTCTATTCCAAATTGACTTGAAATGCCTTTAGTAAGAAGATCAAAAGGAATCAAAGATCTCATATAATATAACTTAAAATTTTCCAATTTAAAAGAACATTTATTAACTAAAAAACTAAATCTTCCCACCTCTAATGCACTTTCTGAAAAATATTCACGATTATCATCTTCGAGAGTGTGAGAAGCAGCCAAAAAATCTACTTTTAAGAATTTCTCTTTTCCAAAATATGTAATACCAGTTTCAAAATGCGTCTCTTGAGGAATCTTAAATGGAGATTTATACTTGGAAATATCAAATCCATAAGGACTATTTGAAAGCTGTTTTCTAAAAATTTTCTCTAAATTTTTCCACACTTTTTTTGAAATTATTCCATGTTTCCAAGAATAATATCCATAAACTTCTCCCAACTTTAATCGATAAAAATCTTTGACATTCTGGGGATCTAAAGAAGAAAAATATTTTTCATTTCCTTTTTCTACGGAAAATTTTAAAAGAAGGATATCCCAAAAATTTAATCTTTCTTCTAACATTCTGATCAACCATTGATCAGAAGGCAACAATCGCACATCATTTATCAAACCATACTGTTTAGCTAACTTAACAACATCTAATGGTGAAATCCAATGAGCTTTCTTATTGAATATTTCAGGATTTGCTAACGACAAAAGATAATATATTACTGTAGCACAATTATACCCCTGAAAATAATATTCCATTTTAACATCTTTTAACTCCCATATATGAAAATAAAGTAACTTTTTTTGGTAAGAAGATAAATTCAATTTGTATTCCCATATATTTCTCTCTTCTTTCTCTAAATATTTTGCAACCTGATAATAATAAGGCATTAAAGAAAAAATACCTCTCATACCAGTAAACAAACTTTCTAAACCAAGTTTCAAAGGATTATAAGTATTTATCACAGCAAAAAACGAAACAGCATGAGCAACTTGCCTTCCTTCATCATTAATGCCTTCTAATTTAAGAAATAGATGGCCCATCATACTCGCAGGATTTTTAATATTTTCTGAAGCAAACACCAAATAAATATTATCTGCTGGAGCCTTTTTAAGATAATAATTAAAATCTTTACATTCTACCTGAGGAAATATATTTTCAGAAAGATTTAACTCATGTTCAATAAACAATTTCCGCGCAGGAAAACGACATATAGGATGAGCATTAGAATCAGAAAAAATACCTGGAGGCAAAAAAAAGGATTCTATAGTTTTTTTCATTTCCTCAGCTAAAGAAAAATGAGAATAACTAAGAATAAAGGAAGGATCTTTAATATAAGGTCTTTTACTATAAGGATCAATATGAAGAAGAACTTTCCATGTAGGAGAAAGATAAAGCTTTTTATGTAAAGCTAAATAAATGATCTCTTTAGGAAGCCTTTGCGCACAACATGACAGAGAATATCCAATACATATAATTATTAAACTTATGGAAACAGAAAATTTATACAATCCTAATGAAAACAAAGTTGGCTCGGGGTTTCCCGGGCCAACAGCAAAAATTATTTACATTGGATATTTACATTAGAATCGTATTGCCACATAGCATTAGAAACATAATCCGTAGTAGAACCAAAAACTCCTCCACTTAAAAGGTTAACAAAGAAAACAGGATTAATCTTCTTATTCAATAAATACTGCTTTTGAGTACATTCAGGATCCAAAATTTTTATAATTTTATCTTTATTCTCTCTTTCTAATGTAACAATAGCAGGAGTAGAGTAAGTTTGTCCATCAATTTCAAATTTGACACCTGTTTTTCCGGTAGAAGTAACATTGATTTTTTGAGTTTTCCCACTAAGGATCGTAGCACATCCAGAAAGAACAAAAGCCAAAACGATCCACAAACATAAATACAAATAGCTCCCTCTTCGGTAGTGTTTCACAAATTGTGTCCGAGGGGGTAAATAAAGAGGCCTTCCTCCTTGCGATAATAAGTGGGAGTCAAACCAAAGGGAAGGAGGAAGGCCATGCAGGACAGAGAAATTATAGAAAAGCTGGAGGACCTCATCAAGGAGGCCATTAAAAGCGTGATTGAGCGACTGGCTATTGAGGAAAGAAGCCTTTACCTTGAGGAACACCCTGAAACCAAAGGCAATGGTTTCTACTCTCGCTCCCTTCTCACCAAATACGGGCCTATTGAAGGCCTTATGGTTCCCAGAACTCGAGATGGAAACTTTAGAGCTCAGATTCTACCTCCTCCAAGGAGAAGAGCCGGTCTCGACTTGGGAGAAGCTGTATTGGCCTTGTACGCTTCGGGAGCCAGTACCAGGGCGGTTTCAAGATTTATCGAGACCATTTACGGGGCTTACTATTCGCCAGCCAGTATAAGCAGACTAACGGAGGTAGCCGAGGACCAAATTGAGTCCTGGAGAAAGCGAAGGCTTTCGGAGGAATACTTTGCCCTTTATCTGGATGCTACTTTTCTGCCGGTGAGGAGAGGAACTGTGGCCAGGGAGCCGGTGTATCTGGCTTTGGGGATAAGGCGAGATGGGACCAGAGAGATTGTGGGCTTTTGGACCAGTGGAGGGGAAGGTGAGAGCGCTCTGGTTTATCAGGAAATTTTCAACGAACTGCGCGAAAGAGGTCTCAAGAGGATTGAGGTGGTCATAGGGGACGGGCTATCAGGCTTGAAGGAGGCGGTTCTCAGGGTTTATCCTGGGGCCAGGTTTCAGAGATGCGTTCTTCACAGTCTCAAGTATAGCCTGAGGAAGGTTCGGAGGTCTCACCGAGAGGCGCTGGCTCAGGATTTGAGGAAAATTTATCGGGCTGGGAGGAGGTCCGAGGCCCTGGAGGCCTTCAGGGCTTTCAAGGCCCGGTGGCAAGGGAAGTATCCGGAAGTAGTGAAGCACTGGGAGGAGAACCTCGAGGATCTCTTGGTTTTTCTGGAATATCCGGAGCCTATTCGGAATTATATTTACACCACGAATCAGCTTGAAAGGCTGATTAAAGAGGTCAAGCGCAGGACCAAGGTGATAGAGGTTTTCTG
This portion of the Thermosulfurimonas marina genome encodes:
- a CDS encoding tRNA dihydrouridine synthase — protein: MAFQTGEVILAPLAGYTHSPFRRLLRRLGADRTWTELVSAEMILQKGLEDPLCYFTEAERPLVFQLFGADPEKIFRAAERVARELRPDALDLNAGCPVRKVVSRGAGAALLKDPERLAACAQALAEAARRAGLPASVKMRLGWDKDRLEELVERLLHTGISALVLHARLAVEGFSGQARWPRLRDLVQLAAPEGLFVIGNGDIKAPEDIKRMFKETGCQAVMVGRAALRNPWIFKEYKENRLLEKPPSLRARLALELLEEMFQVFRPETACKKIKGLLAQLFKGLPGKKALLAPLLTAENCSSLIKGLQNIAGGQ
- a CDS encoding YgaP-like transmembrane domain yields the protein MKAIRAQRILMGVILLVGIFLLYKGKPCAKYIFWFVALMSILSGIVNFCPSEWFFRKIFREG
- a CDS encoding DUF4105 domain-containing protein, giving the protein MYKFSVSISLIIICIGYSLSCCAQRLPKEIIYLALHKKLYLSPTWKVLLHIDPYSKRPYIKDPSFILSYSHFSLAEEMKKTIESFFLPPGIFSDSNAHPICRFPARKLFIEHELNLSENIFPQVECKDFNYYLKKAPADNIYLVFASENIKNPASMMGHLFLKLEGINDEGRQVAHAVSFFAVINTYNPLKLGLESLFTGMRGIFSLMPYYYQVAKYLEKEERNIWEYKLNLSSYQKKLLYFHIWELKDVKMEYYFQGYNCATVIYYLLSLANPEIFNKKAHWISPLDVVKLAKQYGLINDVRLLPSDQWLIRMLEERLNFWDILLLKFSVEKGNEKYFSSLDPQNVKDFYRLKLGEVYGYYSWKHGIISKKVWKNLEKIFRKQLSNSPYGFDISKYKSPFKIPQETHFETGITYFGKEKFLKVDFLAASHTLEDDNREYFSESALEVGRFSFLVNKCSFKLENFKLYYMRSLIPFDLLTKGISSQFGIEMSPRYLDNSKYFYSFNISGGIGLTFRFFSDIFVYILGNLENGYGNKIYLTYNPQIGLIIYEVFHMKTWINYSYWGRPLNYSLISFSQSIFLSKNFRISFKINLVEGKTESYGIFLNFSF
- a CDS encoding IS256 family transposase, which produces MQDREIIEKLEDLIKEAIKSVIERLAIEERSLYLEEHPETKGNGFYSRSLLTKYGPIEGLMVPRTRDGNFRAQILPPPRRRAGLDLGEAVLALYASGASTRAVSRFIETIYGAYYSPASISRLTEVAEDQIESWRKRRLSEEYFALYLDATFLPVRRGTVAREPVYLALGIRRDGTREIVGFWTSGGEGESALVYQEIFNELRERGLKRIEVVIGDGLSGLKEAVLRVYPGARFQRCVLHSLKYSLRKVRRSHREALAQDLRKIYRAGRRSEALEAFRAFKARWQGKYPEVVKHWEENLEDLLVFLEYPEPIRNYIYTTNQLERLIKEVKRRTKVIEVFCEPGALYKVVYLVLRGLEEKYRSRKLRGFEDLMEEGLLSCGHS